The Deltaproteobacteria bacterium nucleotide sequence ACGAGCCCCTACCAAGCCGTGGTGGTGATCGCCAAAGACGCCGGCTTTTTTAAGAAGTACAACCTCGACGTCACTTTGATCTTCATGGGCGGTGGCTCCCTTGGCATTCAAGCAATGATGGGTGGCGACGTGCCGATGATCATCGCCGACGGCTCGGCAGCGGTGGGCAGCCGGTTGGCCGGTAGCGATGCGGTGGTGATCGCCAGCTTTCTTAATACGTTTCCCTATAGCGTGGTTTCGCTACCGGAGATCAAAAAAGTGGAGCAGCTCAAAGGCGGGCGCATCGCCATCAGCCGCTTCGGTAGCGCCGCCGATACCGGCGTCAAGATGGCGCTAGCGAAAGCTGGGCTCAATCCCGATCGCGACATGACGCTGCTGCAGATTGGCGCGCAAACGGCTCGCTTCTCAGCGCTGCAAGCGAAAACCGTCGAGGCGACCATCATCACGCCGCCATTTACGCTGACAACCCGAAAACTTGGCTATCCAACGCTACTCGACATGGCCGATCAGAACATCACTTTTCAAATGGGCGGTCTGCTGTCGACGCGCGGTTATTTGAAGTCCAATCCCGACACGGCGCAATCGGTCATGCGCGCGCTCGCCGAGGCGATTCACTTTTACAAAAAATGAAAAGGATGCGAGTCTAAAAATCCTCGCCCGCTATCTGAAGATCGATGACCGCGACGCCTTGGAAGAAACCCACCGAGAGGTGGCGTTGAGAGTCGTGCCGGAAAAGCCCTATCCGACGCTGGCGGGCATCCAAACCATTCTCGACGAACTCGGCAAAAGAAACCCAAAGGCTAAAACCATGCGGCCCGAAGATTTCGTCGACTCGACTTTAGTCAAAAAACTGGACGACGAAGGACTCTTCGAGCGTCTGTACAAGAGGTGATCCCTTCTATGAGTAACTGTGTAAATCATTTGCTCCGGCTCGGCGCCCTGGCGATGCTGTCGCTCACCGCGACGCTGTCGGCCCACGCCCAGCTGCGCAAAATCAACATCGCCTACACCGCGACCAGTCCCTATCAAGCGGTGTTGATCGTCGCCAAGGAAGTCGGCTTGTTCAAAAAGCACAACCTCGATCCGACCTTAGTCTTCACCACCGGTGGATCGTTGGGCATTCAAGCGATGCTTGGCGGCGATGTCGCCATGACTTTGTCGGATGGTTCCTCTTCCGTCGTGAGTCACCTCGCCGGTGTCGATGTCCTGGTCATCGCCAGTTTATTGAACACGTTCCCCTACAGTTTGATCTCGCTGCCGGAGATCAAGAAAGTCGATCAGCTCCGAGGTGCCAAGATCGCCGTTAGCCGCTTTGGCAGCGCGACGGATCTGAGCGTCAAGATGGCGTTGGCAAGACTGGGATTGAATGCTGAAAAAGACGTGACGCTCTTGCAGATCGGTGTGCAGACCGCGCGCTACGCCGCCATGCTCTCGAAAAACGTCCAGGCCACCATCATTACGCCGCCCTTCACGCTGACGGCACGCAAGGCTGGAATGAATACTTTGATCGACATGTCCGAGCTGAACATCCCGTTTCAATTGACCGGCCTGTTGGCGTTGCGGCCTTACTTGAAAAATAATCCCGAAATCGTGCTGTCGGTCATTCGAACCTTGTCCGAGGCCATTCACTTTTACAAAAGAGAAAAGGAAGCGACGATCAAAATCCTCGGCAAATATTTGAAAACCGACGACCGCGAGGCGCTCGAAGAAACTCACCGCGAGATCGCCATCAAGGCATTGCCGGAAAAACCCTATCCGACGTTGGCGGGGATCAAAACCATTCTCGACGAAACCGCCT carries:
- a CDS encoding ABC transporter substrate-binding protein, which gives rise to MSNCVNHLLRLGALAMLSLTATLSAHAQLRKINIAYTATSPYQAVLIVAKEVGLFKKHNLDPTLVFTTGGSLGIQAMLGGDVAMTLSDGSSSVVSHLAGVDVLVIASLLNTFPYSLISLPEIKKVDQLRGAKIAVSRFGSATDLSVKMALARLGLNAEKDVTLLQIGVQTARYAAMLSKNVQATIITPPFTLTARKAGMNTLIDMSELNIPFQLTGLLALRPYLKNNPEIVLSVIRTLSEAIHFYKREKEATIKILGKYLKTDDREALEETHREIAIKALPEKPYPTLAGIKTILDETALRNPKVKGMRPEDFVDSSFVKKVDDEGLFDRLYKR
- a CDS encoding ABC transporter substrate-binding protein, which encodes MLRIRQMVFIITLLALAQPAHAQLRKINMAYTATSPYQAVVVIAKDAGFFKKYNLDVTLIFMGGGSLGIQAMMGGDVPMIIADGSAAVGSRLAGSDAVVIASFLNTFPYSVVSLPEIKKVEQLKGGRIAISRFGSAADTGVKMALAKAGLNPDRDMTLLQIGAQTARFSALQAKTVEATIITPPFTLTTRKLGYPTLLDMADQNITFQMGGLLSTRGYLKSNPDTAQSVMRALAEAIHFYKK